The following is a genomic window from Candidatus Paracaedimonas acanthamoebae.
TTTTGCTATTTTTTCTCTTGCAACAGCTTCTTCATTAAGTGCAATTGCTGCGCATAGTAGCTTTCAAAAATTTTATGATGTCGCTTCTATTGGTTTGACAAAAACGTATAAGAAATTTTCCTCATTTTTCTTTGGATCCGAGGATGAACCTTCATCTGTTTCTCCTCCGCCTATGTCAAAGGAAGATAGGGATCTTATGATAAAGCGAACAGGAGTGGCGAGCTTAGCTTTTTTACTCGCTTGTTGTGATGCGGGTACGCTTTACGAACTTGCAGTTCAACAATCATTAAGTATGAATGATTTTGGAAATGTACTTGCTTTAGTTTCTTCTTCTGTTTCTCTTTTTACAATGTCCTTTTGGGCTGTTGATGAAGCTTTAATGTATTATGTAAGAGGTGGTGACCCTAAAGCGACTATTCTAAGCTTAATAGATAAAGTCGATAACACTCTTTCTTCAATGAGTGATTCTGCCTTAAAAGCATTAAAAGATCTCTTAAAACAAAATCATGGTCTCGCCTTAGAAGAAATTTAATGGTAACGATTCACCCTTGTTTTATACTAACCTAGATCTGGAGGTATTACACGGGGTAGGGTCAAATTCCATAGAGGTACGTCTCTACCAATAAGAATTTAGGATTCTGGTCTGATCTTTTGAATTTCTTCCGGTGGGAAATGGCGATAGAAAGTTGTTCTTCCGATACTGAGTGTTTTGATAATGTCAGAAATAAACGGATAATTTTCTGTATCTTTAAGCATGGCTTTTGCCGTGCGGAGTTTCTCATCAGTCATGAGAAGCGGTCTTCCCCCAATGCGGCCATTTTTACGTGCAGATTTTAAGCCCGCCTTTGTATTCTCAACAATGATCTCCCTCTGAAATTGGTCAAAAGCAGCATTCATATGAAAGAATAGCCTGCCTTCCGGTGTTGAGGTATCGATATTCTGGGTAATCACTTTCAGGCCGATTTTACGCTCTTCCAAATCTTTGACTGTGCTCATCATTTGCGTCAGGGAGCGTGCAAGGCGTGATAACTTCCAGACAACAAGCGTATCGCCTTCGCGCATATAATCAAGTACTTCCTGTAGTTGTTTTCGTTTTTTGCTGGCGCCGGATATTTTCTCGGTGAATATCTTTTTGCATCCGGCTTCATTGAGGGCATCAATCTGATGCTGCGGATTTTGATCCAGAGTTGAAACGCGTGCATAACCAATGAGCATATTTTTTGTTCCTAAAACGATTTTTTGTGATATTAACAGAACAAATTAAACGGAACAATGTTTTGGAACATATTTAAGGCATGTTTTTAATAAATTTCGTGCCGGGAAGTATCTTGTTCTAAAAACCATCGTTTTTAGAACATCAGCGATTGGATTTTGCCGTGCCCAGAATGTATATTTTGAATAAAAGCGAGCAGGAGATGTTT
Proteins encoded in this region:
- a CDS encoding recombinase family protein is translated as MLIGYARVSTLDQNPQHQIDALNEAGCKKIFTEKISGASKKRKQLQEVLDYMREGDTLVVWKLSRLARSLTQMMSTVKDLEERKIGLKVITQNIDTSTPEGRLFFHMNAAFDQFQREIIVENTKAGLKSARKNGRIGGRPLLMTDEKLRTAKAMLKDTENYPFISDIIKTLSIGRTTFYRHFPPEEIQKIRPES